In a genomic window of Streptomyces sp. SJL17-4:
- a CDS encoding GTP-binding protein → MITFIPLTGFLGAGKTTTMTAAALALQEQGRKVAVITNDQGVELVDTKLVRSKLDSVAEVTGGCFCCKFEDLVEAIVALVASDSVDTVIAEAVGSCTDLQATVVRPLRQYYGDDMVVAPLTTVVDPLRHLAFARAAERGEPESDLSYLFRQQLTEADVIAVNKLDTITPDRAEELLASLRTSNPKATVVGYSATTGAHLDTLLDAWQAPATNEDVVLDIDYDRYAAAEAQLAWMNQELDLTAAGEGFDATAWARTVLQELSAWAAEQDAVIGHAKITVETADGDFAKLSLTESGAQPTLDRAAAAHVPAGRAVVNARVACEPDALDAAVTEAVKAADLATAVTSSATTPVSFKPSYPRPVHRLAPAGA, encoded by the coding sequence ATGATCACCTTCATCCCCCTGACCGGATTCCTCGGGGCGGGCAAGACCACCACCATGACCGCCGCCGCGCTCGCGCTCCAGGAGCAGGGCCGCAAGGTCGCCGTCATCACCAACGACCAGGGCGTCGAACTGGTCGACACCAAGCTGGTGCGCAGCAAGCTCGACAGCGTGGCCGAAGTCACCGGCGGCTGTTTCTGCTGCAAGTTCGAGGACCTCGTCGAGGCCATCGTCGCGCTGGTCGCCTCCGACAGCGTCGACACCGTGATCGCCGAGGCCGTCGGCAGCTGCACGGACCTCCAGGCCACCGTCGTACGACCGCTGCGCCAGTACTACGGCGACGACATGGTCGTCGCCCCGCTGACCACCGTGGTCGACCCGCTGCGGCACCTGGCGTTCGCCCGCGCCGCCGAGCGGGGCGAGCCGGAGTCGGACCTGTCGTACCTCTTCCGCCAGCAGCTCACCGAGGCCGACGTCATCGCGGTGAACAAGCTGGACACCATCACGCCGGACCGGGCCGAGGAGCTCCTCGCCTCGCTCCGTACGAGCAACCCGAAGGCGACCGTCGTCGGTTACTCGGCCACCACGGGCGCCCACCTGGACACGCTGCTCGACGCGTGGCAGGCGCCGGCGACGAACGAGGACGTCGTCCTCGACATCGACTACGACCGGTACGCGGCCGCCGAGGCGCAGCTCGCCTGGATGAACCAGGAGCTCGACCTCACCGCCGCCGGGGAGGGTTTCGACGCGACCGCGTGGGCCCGAACCGTCCTCCAGGAGCTGTCCGCCTGGGCCGCGGAGCAGGACGCCGTGATCGGACACGCCAAGATCACCGTGGAGACGGCCGACGGCGACTTCGCCAAGCTCAGCCTCACCGAGTCCGGCGCGCAGCCCACGCTCGACCGCGCCGCCGCCGCGCACGTGCCGGCCGGCCGGGCCGTCGTCAACGCCCGGGTCGCCTGCGAGCCCGACGCCCTGGACGCGGCCGTCACCGAGGCCGTCAAGGCCGCCGACCTGGCCACCGCCGTCACCTCCTCGGCGACCACCCCGGTGTCGTTCAAGCCCTCCTACCCGCGCCCCGTGCACCGCCTCGCCCCCGCCGGCGCCTGA
- a CDS encoding metalloregulator ArsR/SmtB family transcription factor: MMTSVDTDLIRVLADPLRLQIVTLLARETLCTTHLVEETGAKQTNLSNHLRVLREAGVVETEPCGRFTYYRLKPDVIAQLAGQFADLAESARTAAENKRACP, translated from the coding sequence ATGATGACGTCAGTCGACACTGATCTGATCCGGGTTCTGGCCGATCCCCTCAGGCTCCAGATCGTGACCCTGCTCGCCCGCGAGACCCTCTGCACCACCCACCTCGTCGAGGAGACGGGCGCCAAGCAGACCAACCTCTCCAACCACCTGCGCGTGCTGCGTGAGGCCGGTGTGGTGGAGACCGAGCCCTGCGGTCGCTTCACGTACTACCGCTTGAAGCCGGACGTCATCGCCCAGCTCGCCGGCCAGTTCGCCGACCTGGCCGAGTCCGCCCGTACCGCTGCCGAGAACAAGAGGGCCTGTCCGTGA
- the arsB gene encoding ACR3 family arsenite efflux transporter: MTPTQAPAPPEDSSVVAKLSTLDRFLAVWILLAMGLGLGLGRLIPGLNDALAKVEIGGISLPIAVGLLIMMYPVLAKVRYDKLDAVTGDKKLMISSLVINWILGPALMFALAWMFLPDLPEYRTGLIIVGLARCIAMVIIWNDLACGDREAAAVLVALNSVFQVLAFGVLGWFYLDLLPGWLGLGEGETLDISMWKIALNVVIFLGVPLVAGFLTRRIGEKRMGRESYETKFLPKIGPWALYGLLFTIVILFALQGKTITSQPLDVARIALPLLVYFAVMWFGTFVLGKAIGLSYDRTATLAFTAAGNNFELAIAVAIATFGVTSGQALSGVVGPLIEVPVLVALVYVSLAWRKKFAPARR; encoded by the coding sequence GTGACCCCCACCCAAGCGCCCGCTCCGCCGGAGGATTCCTCGGTCGTCGCGAAGCTGTCGACGCTCGACCGCTTCCTCGCCGTCTGGATCCTCCTGGCCATGGGCCTCGGCCTCGGCCTCGGGCGGCTGATCCCCGGACTGAACGACGCGCTCGCCAAGGTCGAAATCGGCGGTATCTCGCTGCCCATCGCCGTCGGCCTGCTGATCATGATGTACCCGGTCCTCGCCAAGGTCCGGTACGACAAGCTCGACGCCGTCACCGGCGACAAGAAGCTCATGATCTCGTCGCTCGTCATCAACTGGATCCTCGGCCCGGCACTCATGTTCGCCCTCGCCTGGATGTTCCTGCCGGACCTGCCCGAGTACCGCACCGGCCTGATCATCGTCGGCCTTGCCCGCTGCATCGCCATGGTGATCATCTGGAACGACCTGGCCTGCGGCGACCGTGAGGCCGCCGCGGTCCTCGTCGCGCTGAACTCGGTCTTCCAGGTCCTCGCCTTCGGTGTCCTGGGCTGGTTCTACCTCGACCTGCTGCCCGGCTGGCTGGGCCTCGGCGAGGGCGAGACGCTCGACATCTCGATGTGGAAGATCGCCCTGAACGTCGTCATCTTCCTCGGCGTCCCGCTGGTGGCCGGGTTCCTCACCCGCCGGATCGGTGAGAAGAGGATGGGCCGGGAGTCGTACGAGACGAAGTTCCTGCCGAAGATCGGTCCGTGGGCGCTCTACGGGCTGCTCTTCACGATCGTCATCCTTTTCGCCCTCCAGGGGAAGACCATCACCTCTCAGCCGCTGGACGTCGCGAGGATCGCGCTGCCGCTCCTCGTCTACTTCGCGGTGATGTGGTTCGGCACCTTCGTCCTCGGCAAGGCCATCGGCCTCAGCTACGACCGCACCGCAACGCTCGCCTTCACGGCCGCCGGGAACAACTTCGAACTCGCCATCGCCGTCGCCATCGCCACCTTCGGCGTCACCTCCGGCCAGGCGCTCTCCGGAGTCGTCGGCCCGCTCATCGAGGTGCCGGTCCTGGTCGCGCTCGTGTACGTGTCGCTGGCCTGGCGCAAGAAGTTCGCCCCTGCTCGGCGGTGA
- a CDS encoding metalloregulator ArsR/SmtB family transcription factor, which translates to MPETSLDRETVEEYARWFRALADPTRIRIMRFLSGRPGPVPVGEIVDHLRLNQSTVSHHLKILHTVRFLTRRRAGASIRYAINPRCITEFPSAADILIGATAPSCQEPGSS; encoded by the coding sequence ATGCCCGAAACGTCGCTCGACCGGGAGACCGTCGAGGAGTACGCCCGCTGGTTCCGAGCCCTGGCCGACCCCACGCGCATTCGCATCATGCGGTTCCTGAGCGGTCGGCCGGGGCCCGTGCCGGTGGGGGAGATCGTCGACCACCTTCGACTCAACCAGTCGACGGTGTCGCATCACCTGAAAATCCTCCACACCGTCCGCTTCCTGACCCGGCGCCGGGCCGGTGCCAGCATCCGGTACGCCATCAACCCCCGCTGCATCACCGAGTTCCCGAGCGCCGCCGACATCCTCATCGGTGCCACCGCCCCCTCCTGCCAGGAACCGGGATCCAGCTGA
- a CDS encoding methyltransferase domain-containing protein has product MSDTTTAGSLQEEVREYYRAKAAEAETSGACCSPDPQTFGPAAYDEIGPGTAPDAALLASLGCGNPSAVAELREGETVLDLGSGGGLDVILSARRVGPDGRVFGLDFLEEMLALAARNVADAEIDNVVLLKGTIESIPLPADTVDVIISNCVINLSLNKPAVFAEMARVLTPGGRLGISDVVAEDRLSPEERAERGGHSQCIAGALSVAEYKELLDAVGLKDAEVVFTQEAADGLHAAIIRANKPVDSTAGAQECAPGGTCC; this is encoded by the coding sequence ATGAGCGACACCACCACCGCCGGCAGCCTGCAGGAAGAGGTCCGGGAGTACTACCGGGCCAAGGCCGCCGAAGCCGAGACGAGCGGCGCCTGCTGCTCGCCCGACCCGCAGACCTTCGGCCCCGCCGCGTACGACGAGATCGGTCCCGGCACCGCCCCGGACGCCGCCCTCCTCGCCAGCCTCGGCTGCGGCAACCCGAGCGCCGTCGCCGAACTCCGCGAGGGCGAGACGGTCCTGGACCTCGGCTCCGGCGGCGGCCTGGACGTCATCCTCAGTGCCCGGCGCGTCGGCCCCGACGGCCGCGTCTTCGGCCTGGACTTCCTGGAGGAGATGCTCGCCCTCGCCGCCCGCAACGTCGCCGACGCCGAGATCGACAACGTCGTCCTCCTCAAGGGAACGATCGAGTCCATCCCGCTGCCCGCCGACACCGTCGACGTGATCATCTCCAACTGTGTGATCAACCTGTCGCTGAACAAGCCCGCCGTCTTCGCCGAGATGGCCCGCGTCCTCACCCCCGGCGGCCGCCTCGGCATCAGCGACGTCGTCGCCGAGGACCGGCTCAGCCCCGAGGAGCGGGCGGAACGCGGCGGACACAGCCAGTGCATCGCCGGCGCCCTCTCGGTCGCCGAGTACAAGGAACTCCTCGACGCGGTCGGCCTGAAGGACGCGGAGGTCGTCTTCACCCAGGAGGCGGCCGACGGCCTCCACGCCGCGATCATTCGCGCCAACAAGCCGGTCGACAGCACCGCCGGCGCGCAGGAGTGCGCGCCCGGCGGCACCTGCTGCTGA
- the mtnB gene encoding methylthioribulose 1-phosphate dehydratase — protein sequence MSYAPSTAAGKQTAQQLADISRTLYERGWMPGTSGNISMRLPDDPGRALITASGRDKGELTARDVVEVDARTGRASHPGQDRPSAETSIHAAVYRVTGARAVIHVHSPYATVVAHRAAAPDTVSAVRVDRFELLKGLGLKDPTFTDLPVFPNWPQVDRIADDVAAHLTADREGPPGLLLADHGITAWGDSLGQAKNRLECLEALCQLLVLSQPELHVSRAAQAPDHRTAP from the coding sequence ATGAGCTACGCGCCGTCCACCGCCGCCGGCAAGCAGACCGCCCAGCAGCTGGCCGACATCTCCCGCACCCTGTACGAGCGCGGATGGATGCCGGGCACGTCCGGCAACATCTCCATGCGCCTGCCCGACGATCCCGGTCGGGCACTGATCACGGCGAGCGGCCGGGACAAAGGCGAACTGACCGCCCGGGACGTGGTGGAGGTCGACGCCCGCACGGGCCGGGCGTCCCATCCCGGCCAGGACCGCCCCTCGGCGGAGACCTCCATCCACGCGGCGGTCTACCGTGTCACCGGCGCCCGCGCTGTCATCCATGTCCACTCCCCGTACGCCACCGTCGTCGCCCACCGCGCCGCTGCCCCGGACACTGTCTCCGCGGTACGAGTGGACCGCTTCGAGCTGCTCAAGGGACTGGGGCTGAAGGACCCGACCTTCACGGACCTGCCGGTGTTCCCCAACTGGCCCCAGGTCGACCGGATCGCCGACGACGTGGCCGCCCACCTCACGGCGGACCGGGAGGGACCGCCCGGGCTCCTTCTGGCGGATCACGGCATCACCGCGTGGGGCGACTCGCTGGGCCAGGCGAAGAACCGGCTCGAATGCCTCGAGGCGCTCTGTCAATTGCTCGTGCTCTCCCAGCCCGAGCTGCATGTCTCCCGTGCCGCGCAGGCACCCGACCACAGGACCGCGCCATGA
- a CDS encoding arsenate reductase ArsC, which yields MTTAPLASVLFVCVHNAGRSQMAAGFLDHLAGDRVEVRSAGSIPGDRVNPAAVEAMAEVGVDISGRKPKVLTPEAVQASDYVITMGCGDACPIFPGKKYLDWALEDPAGQGVEAVRPIRDEIKVLIEGLIDEIDAKQEA from the coding sequence ATGACCACCGCTCCGCTCGCCTCCGTGCTCTTCGTCTGCGTCCACAACGCGGGCCGCTCCCAGATGGCCGCCGGGTTCCTCGACCATCTGGCCGGCGACCGCGTCGAGGTCCGCTCCGCCGGTTCGATTCCGGGCGACCGGGTCAACCCGGCCGCCGTCGAGGCCATGGCCGAGGTCGGCGTCGACATCTCCGGCCGGAAGCCCAAGGTCCTGACCCCCGAGGCCGTCCAGGCGTCCGACTACGTCATCACCATGGGCTGCGGCGACGCCTGCCCGATCTTCCCCGGCAAGAAGTACCTCGACTGGGCCCTGGAGGACCCGGCCGGCCAGGGTGTCGAGGCCGTCCGTCCGATCCGTGACGAGATCAAGGTCCTGATCGAGGGCCTCATCGACGAGATCGACGCGAAGCAGGAGGCGTGA
- the mtnA gene encoding S-methyl-5-thioribose-1-phosphate isomerase, with protein sequence MIKPSDQPSLRWDDNAIVTLDQRALPHERRLLRLDTVGDVITAITTLAVRGAPSIGLAGALGVALSAYTHCSPGSTGDGQAAVRADAQRLVAARPTAVNLAWAVDRAVGRLADGPDAVLAEATAMIDEDRAVNRLMVAHAVQAVLDRCPQRSLRLLTHCNTGRLATAAVGTALGTILALADAGKVTEVLVDETRPLLQGARLTAWELAEAGVPHRVCVDSAAAAAMSQGLVDCVLVGADRITARGDVANKIGTYGLAIAAAHHDIPFIVVAPESSWDRSLADGRDIVIEERAADEVTSYGGVRTTPRGTRAYNPAFDVTPASLITAIVSEHGLHHASEVRA encoded by the coding sequence GTGATCAAGCCCTCCGACCAGCCGTCACTGCGCTGGGACGACAACGCGATCGTCACCCTCGACCAGCGCGCGCTGCCCCACGAGAGGCGGCTCCTGCGCCTGGACACGGTGGGCGACGTCATCACCGCCATCACGACCCTCGCGGTACGGGGCGCCCCCTCCATCGGTCTCGCGGGCGCCCTGGGCGTCGCGCTCTCGGCGTACACCCACTGCTCGCCGGGCAGCACCGGCGACGGTCAGGCGGCCGTGCGCGCGGACGCACAGCGGCTCGTCGCCGCCCGCCCGACGGCCGTCAACCTGGCCTGGGCCGTCGACCGGGCTGTCGGGAGGCTCGCAGACGGCCCGGACGCGGTCCTGGCCGAAGCCACCGCCATGATCGACGAGGACCGGGCGGTCAACCGGCTGATGGTCGCGCACGCGGTCCAGGCCGTACTGGACCGCTGCCCGCAGCGGTCTCTGCGACTGCTGACCCACTGCAACACCGGTCGGCTCGCGACCGCGGCCGTGGGCACCGCCCTCGGCACGATCCTCGCCCTCGCCGACGCCGGAAAGGTCACCGAGGTCCTCGTCGACGAGACCCGGCCACTCCTGCAGGGCGCCCGGCTGACGGCCTGGGAACTGGCCGAAGCCGGCGTGCCGCATCGCGTATGCGTCGACAGCGCGGCCGCCGCGGCCATGAGCCAGGGGCTCGTCGACTGCGTCCTCGTCGGAGCCGACCGCATCACCGCGCGCGGGGACGTGGCCAACAAGATCGGCACCTACGGACTGGCGATCGCCGCCGCCCACCACGACATTCCGTTCATCGTCGTCGCCCCGGAGTCGTCGTGGGACAGGTCTCTCGCCGACGGCCGGGACATCGTCATCGAGGAGCGCGCTGCCGACGAGGTGACCTCCTACGGCGGGGTCCGCACCACGCCGCGCGGTACACGCGCGTACAACCCCGCCTTCGACGTCACCCCGGCTTCCCTGATCACCGCGATCGTCTCCGAGCACGGTCTCCACCACGCATCCGAGGTAAGGGCATGA
- a CDS encoding ATP-grasp domain-containing protein, protein MAATPHPHSSTTEAPVLLLMGSGDRRYREYIVAAVSRHFRLWLLDAHEPSWQLPYVEGTSLLDTKNLDELLAEAKKIMQQLPVAGVFTYDESLVHAAVLLAEALGLPGSAPDAVLACRDKATTRARLTAADVPQPACTPVSTAAEARRAADATGYPVVVKARGLAGSLGVVRADHGDAVEAAFDAASSANWPGVPRYEADVLVEEYLTGPEISIDAVVVDGVCTPLIVARKQVGMDPYFEETGHTVDAADPLLQDGELLDQLHRIHKALGFEHGATHTEFKLTPKGPRLVEINARLGGDFIPLIGMLATGTDPAVAAAHVAAGLAPDTAPKAQKTAAIRFLYPERDCEAVEVVVRTDLFGSTVHSAVATAGPGTRLALPPRAYMNRYGYVIAVGEDHDQVTADVDAAPTLVELRSRPLTD, encoded by the coding sequence ATGGCCGCCACGCCCCACCCGCACTCGTCCACCACCGAGGCACCGGTTCTGCTCCTCATGGGCAGCGGCGACCGCCGCTACCGGGAGTACATCGTGGCGGCCGTCTCCCGCCACTTCCGCCTGTGGCTCCTCGACGCCCACGAGCCGAGTTGGCAACTGCCGTACGTGGAGGGGACCTCACTCCTCGACACCAAGAACCTCGACGAACTCCTCGCCGAGGCGAAGAAGATCATGCAACAGCTCCCCGTCGCAGGGGTCTTCACCTACGACGAGTCCCTCGTGCACGCTGCCGTGCTCCTCGCGGAAGCCCTCGGTCTGCCCGGAAGCGCGCCCGATGCGGTGCTCGCCTGCCGCGACAAGGCGACCACTCGGGCACGGCTGACGGCAGCCGACGTGCCGCAGCCGGCCTGTACCCCGGTCTCCACGGCGGCCGAGGCACGCCGTGCGGCCGACGCGACCGGCTATCCCGTGGTGGTCAAGGCCCGTGGACTCGCAGGCAGCCTCGGTGTCGTCCGGGCCGACCACGGCGACGCGGTGGAAGCGGCCTTCGACGCGGCGAGCTCCGCCAACTGGCCCGGAGTACCGCGCTACGAGGCCGACGTCCTGGTCGAGGAGTACCTCACCGGTCCCGAGATCAGCATCGACGCGGTCGTCGTCGACGGCGTGTGCACCCCGCTGATCGTGGCGCGCAAGCAGGTCGGCATGGACCCGTACTTCGAAGAGACCGGCCACACCGTCGACGCCGCCGACCCCCTCCTCCAGGACGGTGAACTCCTGGACCAGTTGCACCGCATCCACAAGGCGCTCGGCTTCGAACACGGCGCCACGCACACCGAGTTCAAGCTCACCCCCAAGGGGCCCCGCCTCGTCGAGATCAACGCGCGCCTCGGCGGCGACTTCATCCCTCTCATCGGAATGCTCGCCACCGGGACCGACCCCGCCGTCGCAGCCGCCCACGTGGCGGCCGGACTCGCCCCCGACACCGCGCCGAAGGCGCAGAAGACCGCAGCCATCAGGTTCCTCTACCCGGAGCGCGACTGCGAGGCGGTCGAAGTGGTCGTCCGTACCGACCTCTTCGGGTCCACGGTGCACAGCGCGGTCGCGACGGCCGGCCCCGGCACCCGACTGGCCCTCCCACCCCGGGCGTACATGAACCGGTACGGCTACGTCATCGCCGTCGGCGAGGACCACGACCAGGTCACGGCCGACGTGGATGCCGCGCCCACCCTGGTCGAGCTGCGGTCGCGCCCCCTGACCGACTGA
- a CDS encoding cupin: MTLLQIMPDDAPDTVLLRTRDEEAIAQALRERSVSFTRWPLRAQVTPQTSSEELLDAYRAEVDELCADQGLRLVDIARLHPEEGAEWQQRAAKARSTFLDEHRHAEDEVRFFAQGTGCFYLHLDDRVYAVVCEAGDLLSVPAGTRHWFDMGPVPDFCAIRFFEKEDGWVGDFTQEPIADGFPRLDALLREG; encoded by the coding sequence ATGACACTGCTGCAGATCATGCCGGACGACGCACCGGACACCGTCCTGCTCCGCACCCGTGACGAGGAGGCCATCGCGCAGGCCCTGCGTGAACGGTCGGTCTCCTTCACCCGGTGGCCGCTGCGCGCACAGGTGACGCCGCAGACGTCGTCCGAGGAACTGCTCGACGCCTACCGGGCCGAGGTCGACGAGTTGTGCGCCGACCAGGGGCTTCGCCTCGTCGACATCGCCCGGCTGCACCCCGAGGAGGGAGCGGAATGGCAGCAGCGCGCGGCCAAGGCACGGTCGACGTTCCTCGACGAACACCGGCACGCCGAGGACGAGGTCCGGTTCTTCGCCCAGGGCACCGGCTGCTTCTACCTGCACCTGGACGACCGCGTGTACGCCGTGGTGTGCGAGGCCGGTGACCTGCTGTCGGTTCCGGCCGGCACCCGGCACTGGTTCGACATGGGACCCGTACCGGACTTCTGCGCCATCCGGTTCTTCGAGAAGGAGGACGGCTGGGTGGGCGACTTCACCCAGGAGCCCATCGCCGATGGCTTCCCCCGCCTCGACGCGCTCCTGCGAGAAGGCTGA
- a CDS encoding metalloregulator ArsR/SmtB family transcription factor has translation MLTSVNAELLRALADPLRLRIVCLLARESLCTTHLVEETGARQTNLSNHLRVLREAGVVETEPCGRFTYYRLRPEAPAELATFFGALADGGHEAAAARRPCG, from the coding sequence ATGCTGACGTCGGTGAACGCGGAACTGCTGAGGGCCCTGGCGGACCCCCTGCGGCTTCGCATCGTGTGCCTGCTTGCCCGTGAGTCGCTGTGCACGACTCATCTCGTCGAGGAGACGGGCGCGCGGCAGACGAACCTGTCGAACCATCTCCGGGTTCTCCGGGAAGCGGGCGTCGTGGAGACCGAGCCCTGCGGGCGTTTCACCTACTATCGCCTGCGCCCCGAGGCGCCGGCCGAACTGGCCACGTTCTTCGGTGCTCTGGCCGACGGGGGTCACGAAGCCGCTGCGGCTCGGCGGCCCTGCGGTTGA
- a CDS encoding metalloregulator ArsR/SmtB family transcription factor: protein MATPLAGIPIEDVSEEHCAPCSPGRLIGRDEVETLTAQLKAMADQTRLQIIHLIDQSPAGELCVCDLTESLDLAQPTVSRHLKILTTAGLLRREQRGTWAWFSIRWDALQELRRRAFPRGVDCSPF, encoded by the coding sequence ATGGCAACTCCGTTGGCAGGCATACCGATCGAAGACGTCAGCGAGGAGCACTGTGCGCCCTGCTCCCCGGGGCGGCTGATCGGCCGCGACGAAGTCGAGACGCTGACAGCCCAGTTGAAGGCAATGGCCGACCAGACCCGCCTCCAGATCATCCACCTCATCGATCAGTCGCCGGCCGGAGAGCTCTGCGTCTGCGACCTGACCGAGTCGCTCGATCTGGCGCAGCCCACGGTGAGCCGTCACCTGAAGATCCTCACCACTGCAGGGCTGCTGCGCCGTGAACAACGAGGGACGTGGGCCTGGTTCTCGATCCGCTGGGATGCTCTTCAGGAGCTCAGGAGGCGCGCCTTCCCCCGAGGTGTCGACTGCTCGCCCTTCTGA
- the trxB gene encoding thioredoxin-disulfide reductase: protein MTASHAATGDDVREVIVIGSGPAGYTAALYTARAQLKPLLFGSSIFVGGSLTTTTEVENFPGFPTGIDGPALMDNMRAQAERFGAEMIDDDIVSVDLTGDFKEVTDSEGTVHRAKAVIIATGSGYRKLGLPDEDELSGRGVSWCATCDGFFFRDRDIVVVGGGDTAMEEATFLTRFARSVTVVHRRSTLRASQVMQNRAFADDKISFAFDSEIAEIKSENGMLAGVVLRDTFTGKTRDLDATGLFIAIGHDPRTELLTGQVDLDDEGYVKVEAPSNRTNLPGVFAAGDVVDHTYRQAITAAGSGCQAALDAERYLAALADRSKAAASVAVTA, encoded by the coding sequence TTGACCGCCTCGCATGCAGCGACCGGGGATGACGTCCGTGAGGTCATCGTCATAGGCTCCGGCCCCGCCGGATACACCGCCGCCCTTTACACCGCCCGCGCCCAGCTCAAGCCTCTGCTCTTCGGCAGCTCGATCTTCGTCGGCGGCTCCCTGACCACGACGACCGAGGTCGAGAACTTCCCCGGCTTCCCCACCGGCATCGACGGACCCGCCCTTATGGACAACATGCGGGCCCAGGCCGAGCGCTTCGGCGCCGAGATGATCGACGACGACATCGTCTCCGTCGACCTGACGGGAGACTTCAAGGAAGTCACCGACAGCGAGGGAACGGTCCACCGCGCCAAGGCCGTGATCATTGCGACCGGCTCCGGCTACCGCAAGCTCGGCCTCCCCGACGAGGACGAGCTCTCGGGCCGCGGCGTCTCCTGGTGCGCGACCTGCGACGGCTTCTTCTTCCGCGACCGCGACATCGTCGTGGTCGGCGGCGGCGACACCGCAATGGAGGAAGCCACCTTCCTCACGCGCTTCGCCCGCTCCGTCACCGTCGTCCACCGGCGCTCGACCCTGCGCGCCTCCCAGGTCATGCAGAACCGGGCCTTCGCGGACGACAAGATCTCCTTCGCCTTCGACAGCGAGATCGCGGAGATCAAGTCCGAGAACGGCATGCTCGCCGGCGTCGTCCTGCGCGACACCTTCACCGGCAAGACCCGCGACCTCGACGCCACCGGCCTGTTCATCGCCATCGGCCACGACCCGCGCACCGAACTCCTCACCGGCCAGGTCGACCTCGACGACGAGGGCTACGTCAAGGTGGAGGCGCCCTCCAACCGCACGAACCTGCCGGGAGTCTTCGCCGCCGGTGACGTCGTCGACCACACCTACCGCCAGGCCATCACCGCGGCAGGCTCCGGCTGCCAGGCCGCACTCGACGCGGAGCGATACCTCGCCGCCCTTGCCGACAGGAGCAAGGCCGCCGCGAGCGTCGCCGTCACAGCCTGA
- a CDS encoding ArsO family NAD(P)H-dependent flavin-containing monooxygenase yields the protein MSSSLDVVVIGGGQAGLAAGYHLRRLGGLGFAVLDARPTPGGAWQHTWDSLHLFSPAAYSSLPGRLMPPQQGETYPDAAHVVDYLTDYEQRYELPVHRPVHVEEVRRDGEHLRVETDAGVWRARAVISATGTWSRPFLPAVPGREAFQGRQLHTVEYRTPGEFAGMRVIVVGGGNSGAQIAADLAYDTDLTWVTQRPARFLSDEIDGRALFDHATARRRALDEGRTDGGGVASLGDIVAVPPVREARDAGLLKAQPMFTRVTGAGVEWADGTRAEADAIIWCTGFRPALAHLAPLGLRGPRGHIPTRGTEAVGEPRLHLLGYGDWTGPASATLVGVGRPAREATRAIAALLR from the coding sequence ATGAGCAGCTCACTCGACGTCGTCGTGATCGGCGGTGGCCAGGCGGGACTCGCCGCCGGATACCATCTGCGCCGCCTCGGCGGCCTCGGCTTCGCAGTCCTGGACGCCCGGCCCACGCCGGGCGGAGCCTGGCAGCACACGTGGGACTCGCTGCACCTCTTCTCGCCGGCCGCGTACTCGTCCCTGCCGGGTCGCCTCATGCCGCCGCAGCAGGGGGAGACGTACCCCGACGCCGCTCACGTCGTCGACTACCTGACCGACTACGAGCAGCGGTACGAGCTCCCCGTACACCGGCCCGTTCACGTCGAGGAGGTCCGCCGCGACGGCGAGCACCTGCGCGTCGAGACGGACGCCGGTGTCTGGCGCGCCCGCGCCGTCATCAGCGCCACCGGAACGTGGTCACGGCCGTTCCTTCCCGCCGTTCCCGGCCGTGAGGCGTTCCAGGGGCGGCAGCTCCACACCGTCGAGTACCGCACCCCCGGCGAGTTCGCCGGAATGCGAGTCATCGTCGTCGGAGGCGGGAACTCCGGAGCGCAGATCGCCGCCGATCTCGCGTACGACACCGACCTCACCTGGGTCACCCAGCGACCCGCGCGGTTCCTCTCCGACGAGATCGACGGCCGTGCCCTCTTCGACCACGCCACCGCCCGCCGCCGTGCCCTCGACGAAGGCCGCACCGACGGCGGGGGAGTCGCTTCGCTCGGTGACATCGTCGCCGTACCGCCCGTACGTGAAGCCCGTGATGCGGGCCTCCTCAAGGCGCAGCCGATGTTCACGCGTGTGACGGGGGCCGGTGTCGAGTGGGCCGACGGTACGCGCGCCGAGGCCGACGCGATCATCTGGTGCACCGGCTTCCGTCCCGCTCTTGCCCACCTCGCCCCGCTAGGGCTCCGCGGTCCTCGCGGACACATCCCCACCCGGGGAACAGAGGCTGTCGGAGAGCCCCGACTTCATCTGCTCGGGTACGGCGACTGGACCGGGCCGGCCTCGGCCACTCTTGTCGGCGTCGGCCGTCCCGCCCGCGAAGCCACCCGAGCCATCGCTGCGCTTCTGCGATGA